The Halarchaeum grantii genome contains a region encoding:
- a CDS encoding PhzF family phenazine biosynthesis protein, with translation MHTTRALLCDAFTDRPLAGNAAGVVPDAAGLSDAQMQAVARELAVSETAFVTDSDDADRRLRYVTPTTEVDLCGHATVATHAHLHEAGVLEAGAHTVETNVGVLDVELTDDGVVWMTQRDPSVRRLPNLDDDVVADALGVDAMSFVDELPLAVADTGLPFLVVGLDYLSTLGEVDPEDAAVRDLCERVGAKGVYAFTFDTLEREASLHGRAFCAPVGIHEDPVTGTASGAVGAYLDEVAAFGTDFPDELVCEQGHYVERPGEVRVRVEDDVRVGGTAATALDGEIRVPPEDDEDEILEA, from the coding sequence GTGCACACAACTCGCGCTCTCCTCTGCGACGCGTTCACCGACCGCCCGCTCGCCGGCAACGCCGCCGGGGTCGTCCCCGACGCCGCGGGCCTGAGCGACGCCCAGATGCAGGCCGTCGCGCGCGAACTCGCCGTCAGCGAGACCGCGTTCGTCACCGACAGCGACGACGCCGACCGCCGTCTGCGCTACGTCACGCCGACCACCGAGGTCGACCTCTGCGGGCACGCGACCGTCGCGACCCACGCGCACCTCCACGAGGCCGGCGTCCTCGAGGCCGGCGCGCACACCGTCGAGACGAACGTCGGCGTCCTCGACGTCGAACTCACGGACGACGGCGTCGTCTGGATGACGCAGCGCGACCCGTCGGTCCGTCGCCTCCCGAACCTCGATGACGACGTCGTCGCGGACGCGCTCGGCGTCGATGCGATGTCGTTCGTCGACGAACTCCCGCTCGCCGTCGCGGACACCGGTCTCCCCTTCCTCGTCGTCGGCCTCGACTACCTCTCGACGCTCGGCGAGGTCGACCCCGAGGACGCCGCGGTCCGCGACCTCTGCGAGCGCGTCGGCGCGAAGGGCGTCTACGCGTTCACCTTCGACACGCTCGAGCGCGAGGCCTCCCTGCACGGCCGGGCGTTCTGCGCGCCCGTCGGCATCCACGAGGACCCCGTCACCGGCACCGCCTCGGGCGCCGTCGGCGCCTACCTCGACGAGGTCGCGGCGTTCGGCACCGACTTCCCAGACGAACTCGTCTGCGAGCAGGGCCACTACGTCGAGCGGCCCGGCGAGGTCCGCGTGCGCGTCGAGGACGACGTCCGCGTCGGCGGCACCGCCGCGACGGCCCTCGACGGCGAGATTCGGGTCCCCCCCGAGGACGACGAGGACGAGATACTCGAAGCTTAG
- a CDS encoding phosphoribosyltransferase, translating into MSELPDDFKCTITNWEYIYGLCRDVATQVKRSEFEPDVIVALARGGWFAGRCLCDFLGLNDLTSLKMEHYVGTAQQSGEAEVRYPMPEGSVEGKDVLVIDDIADTGGSIERAHEYVEERDANDVRTATLQLLGTSEFDPDFVGERLEQWAWVVYPWNFIEDMTDLISGVMETDDDGPYTKAEIRHLLSAYHDVERIEMEIAQPNRLDEVLEEMVRRDVLVKSADDEWLLRDEA; encoded by the coding sequence ATGTCCGAGCTCCCGGACGACTTCAAGTGCACCATCACTAACTGGGAATACATCTACGGGCTCTGCCGGGACGTCGCCACGCAGGTCAAGCGCTCCGAGTTCGAACCCGACGTCATCGTCGCGCTCGCTCGCGGCGGCTGGTTCGCCGGGCGCTGTCTCTGCGACTTCCTCGGACTCAACGACCTCACGAGCCTGAAGATGGAACACTACGTGGGCACCGCCCAACAGAGCGGCGAGGCCGAAGTTCGCTACCCGATGCCCGAGGGCTCCGTCGAGGGCAAGGACGTCCTCGTCATCGACGACATCGCCGACACCGGCGGCTCCATCGAGCGCGCCCACGAGTACGTCGAGGAGCGCGACGCCAACGACGTCCGCACCGCCACCCTCCAGTTGCTCGGCACCAGCGAGTTCGACCCCGACTTCGTCGGCGAGCGCCTCGAACAGTGGGCGTGGGTCGTCTACCCGTGGAACTTCATCGAGGACATGACCGACCTCATCAGCGGCGTCATGGAGACCGACGACGACGGCCCCTACACGAAAGCGGAGATCCGCCACCTCCTCTCCGCCTACCACGACGTCGAGCGCATCGAGATGGAGATCGCCCAGCCAAACCGCCTCGACGAAGTCTTAGAGGAGATGGTGCGCCGGGACGTCCTCGTCAAGAGCGCCGACGACGAGTGGCTGCTGCGCGACGAGGCCTAG
- a CDS encoding MATE family efflux transporter, which translates to MPGPSAPSDSSRSLTSGPLVRPTLRLAWPLVVVQLLQVVYNLVDTIWLGAYSPDAVGALSLAFPMVFLLISVGGGFTAAGSILVAQHTGADSEAGASKAAGQTIWFVSVIAVGIGILGFLLAKPLLSLLPADPGTAARVVPLAGEYMQTYFLGVPFVFGFFVFTSLLRGYGDTRTPMYVMLLTAGLNVALDPLFIFGYAGVPELGVQGAALATVLSRVVAAAVGFYVLFYTARGPAVGAADLRPDFEVVRDIVRLGVPSAIEQSTSSLAMVVLTAMIAAFPPAVVTAYGIGNRLSSLVFLPALGLGQATNTMVGQNLGANEPGRAEQAVHVAGGLVVGSMAVVAALAFCFPEAAVAPFLTADAPGVAATLAHASEYVRVMSLMFVFMGLLQVILGAFRGAGDTRTSMVFSLVTLWVVRVPATYVLAFALGWGSTGLWWAVALGDIVGCLAAGLWFTRGTWKEHVVASRDAEPAD; encoded by the coding sequence GTGCCCGGTCCCTCCGCTCCCAGTGACTCCTCTCGCTCGCTGACGAGCGGCCCGCTCGTCCGCCCGACGCTCCGCCTCGCGTGGCCGCTCGTCGTCGTCCAACTCCTCCAGGTCGTCTACAACCTCGTGGACACCATCTGGCTCGGCGCGTACTCGCCGGACGCGGTCGGCGCGCTCTCGCTCGCGTTCCCGATGGTCTTCCTCCTCATCTCGGTCGGCGGCGGGTTCACGGCCGCCGGGAGCATCCTCGTCGCCCAGCACACGGGCGCGGACAGCGAGGCGGGTGCGTCGAAGGCGGCGGGGCAGACAATCTGGTTCGTCTCCGTCATCGCGGTCGGCATCGGAATTCTCGGCTTCCTGCTCGCCAAGCCCCTGCTCTCCCTGCTGCCGGCGGACCCGGGGACGGCGGCGCGCGTCGTCCCGCTCGCCGGCGAGTACATGCAGACGTACTTCCTCGGCGTGCCGTTCGTCTTCGGCTTCTTCGTCTTCACGAGCCTCCTCCGTGGGTACGGGGACACGCGGACGCCGATGTACGTGATGTTGCTCACGGCGGGGCTGAACGTCGCGCTCGACCCGCTGTTCATCTTCGGCTACGCGGGCGTCCCCGAGCTCGGCGTGCAGGGCGCCGCGCTCGCGACGGTGCTCTCGCGCGTCGTCGCGGCGGCCGTCGGCTTCTACGTGCTCTTCTACACGGCTCGCGGCCCGGCCGTCGGCGCGGCGGACCTGCGGCCCGACTTCGAGGTGGTGCGCGACATCGTTCGCCTCGGCGTTCCGAGCGCCATCGAGCAGTCGACGTCGTCGCTCGCGATGGTCGTCCTGACGGCGATGATCGCGGCGTTCCCGCCCGCCGTCGTCACCGCGTACGGAATCGGGAACCGCCTGTCGTCGCTGGTCTTCCTGCCGGCGCTCGGCCTCGGGCAGGCGACGAACACGATGGTCGGGCAGAACCTCGGAGCGAACGAACCGGGGCGCGCGGAGCAGGCGGTCCACGTCGCGGGCGGCCTCGTCGTCGGGTCGATGGCGGTCGTGGCGGCGCTCGCGTTCTGCTTCCCGGAGGCGGCGGTCGCGCCGTTCCTGACGGCGGACGCGCCCGGCGTCGCGGCGACGCTCGCGCACGCGAGCGAGTACGTCCGCGTGATGAGCCTGATGTTCGTCTTCATGGGGCTCCTGCAGGTCATCCTCGGCGCGTTCCGTGGCGCGGGCGACACCCGGACGAGCATGGTGTTCTCGCTGGTGACGCTCTGGGTGGTGCGGGTGCCGGCGACGTACGTGCTCGCGTTCGCGCTCGGCTGGGGGTCGACGGGGCTCTGGTGGGCGGTGGCGCTCGGCGACATCGTGGGCTGTCTCGCGGCCGGCCTCTGGTTCACGCGCGGGACGTGGAAGGAGCACGTCGTCGCGTCGCGTGACGCGGAGCCGGCGGACTGA
- a CDS encoding DUF7504 family protein — MGVADSEAAAFSRELAALKREGCNVLVVDDPGGERAACERLLGGHDLDRHHVFLSTSVPLADVLARHGSRDRDASRFGVVDATGSDTTRSAVAAAPTGAVGPSLGAGEPEWYDDLDDPTDLEALFATVSSHLDRVVDGEQGAPGELRFCLDSLDPLADAVPEESLFRFLHLLTSTVRDARGMGHVHASAGVHDETIDAIEPLFDATVYVETRPDGATQQRWVLRDADIETGWFELA; from the coding sequence ATGGGAGTGGCGGATTCCGAGGCGGCGGCCTTCTCGCGTGAGCTGGCCGCACTCAAGCGGGAGGGCTGTAACGTACTCGTCGTCGACGACCCGGGAGGGGAACGCGCGGCCTGCGAGCGACTGCTCGGCGGCCACGACCTCGACCGCCACCACGTCTTCCTGTCCACGTCGGTCCCCCTCGCCGACGTGCTCGCGCGCCACGGCTCCCGCGACCGTGACGCGAGTCGCTTCGGCGTCGTCGACGCCACCGGTTCCGACACCACCCGCTCCGCCGTCGCCGCCGCCCCGACGGGCGCGGTCGGCCCCTCACTCGGCGCTGGCGAGCCCGAGTGGTACGACGACCTCGACGACCCCACCGACCTCGAGGCGCTCTTCGCCACCGTCAGCTCCCACCTCGACCGCGTCGTCGACGGCGAGCAGGGCGCGCCCGGTGAGCTCCGGTTCTGCCTCGACTCCCTCGACCCGCTCGCCGACGCCGTCCCCGAAGAGTCCCTTTTCCGCTTCCTCCACCTCCTCACGAGCACGGTTCGGGACGCGCGCGGCATGGGTCACGTCCACGCCTCCGCCGGCGTCCACGACGAAACCATCGACGCCATCGAACCGCTCTTCGACGCCACCGTCTACGTCGAGACGCGACCCGACGGCGCGACCCAGCAGCGCTGGGTGCTCCGCGACGCCGACATCGAGACCGGCTGGTTCGAACTCGCTTAA
- a CDS encoding segregation and condensation protein A, translating into MTDRRGRAERGPAERASGERSDPRADGQPRSGSPETRAHALRADGGNPEDAFTLSGHESGEADLPFDGADDADDAKPESADANAEEEEVEPVELLVQLAKDGEIEPWDIDIVDVTDAFLERLDEADLRTSGRALFYASVLLRMKSDALLEPDADEEPEDAEEPGWEDWEPGMEPPADAPDVDPVAALEDEMDRRLERKPQRGTPETLDELVRSLREAERGSWWKESRTYDTSDSPSGFQRGVQELDYRSGDDFRMEEEPSAADVTDTAHSEDIEEVIADVEAALAEQYERGREEVLFAEVADAGSSRVQSFLALLFLAHRGRLTLEQDELFGDLWVVDA; encoded by the coding sequence ATGACTGACCGGCGGGGCCGAGCGGAGCGAGGGCCCGCCGAACGAGCGAGCGGGGAGCGGAGCGACCCGCGAGCAGACGGTCAGCCACGAAGCGGGTCACCAGAAACGCGAGCGCACGCACTTCGTGCGGACGGCGGCAACCCCGAGGATGCGTTCACGCTCTCCGGTCACGAGTCGGGCGAGGCCGACCTGCCGTTCGACGGCGCGGACGACGCGGACGACGCGAAGCCGGAGTCTGCGGACGCGAACGCCGAGGAGGAGGAGGTCGAGCCGGTCGAGTTGCTCGTGCAGTTGGCGAAGGACGGCGAGATCGAGCCGTGGGACATCGACATAGTGGACGTGACGGACGCGTTCCTCGAGCGACTCGACGAGGCGGATCTGCGGACGTCGGGGCGCGCGCTCTTCTACGCCTCGGTCCTCCTGCGGATGAAGTCGGACGCCCTCCTCGAACCGGACGCCGACGAGGAGCCCGAGGACGCCGAGGAGCCCGGCTGGGAGGACTGGGAGCCGGGGATGGAGCCGCCGGCGGACGCGCCGGACGTCGATCCGGTGGCGGCCTTGGAGGACGAGATGGACCGCCGCCTCGAACGCAAACCCCAGCGCGGGACGCCGGAGACGCTGGACGAGCTCGTGCGCTCGCTGCGCGAGGCCGAGCGCGGGTCGTGGTGGAAGGAGTCCCGGACGTACGACACCTCCGACAGCCCGAGCGGGTTCCAGCGCGGCGTGCAGGAACTCGACTACCGCTCGGGCGACGACTTCCGGATGGAGGAGGAGCCGTCGGCGGCGGACGTCACGGACACCGCACACTCCGAGGACATCGAGGAGGTCATCGCGGACGTGGAGGCGGCGCTCGCCGAGCAGTACGAGCGCGGCCGCGAGGAAGTACTGTTCGCGGAGGTGGCGGACGCGGGGTCGTCGCGCGTACAGTCGTTCCTCGCGCTCCTCTTTCTGGCGCATCGCGGGCGACTGACGCTCGAGCAGGACGAGCTGTTCGGCGACCTCTGGGTCGTCGACGCTTAA
- the smc gene encoding chromosome segregation protein SMC, producing the protein MYIDEIVLENFKSFGRTTRIPFYEDFTTISGPNGSGKSNIIDAVLFALGLARTRGMRAEKLTDLIYNPSHDGDGETAGPREASVEVVLNNSDGALARSQVVNAAGSDDVGDVETITVKRRVKRTEDNYYSYYYLNGRSVNLSDVQDLLAQAGVTPEGYNVVMQGDVTGIINMTAGERREIIDEIAGVAEFDAKKADAYDELDVVEDRIEEADLRIEEKRERLSQLEDERETALEYQGLKEEKEEYESYRKAAELEEKRDDLANTEADIEEREAELEDLQAELDTRRGRVERLQEDLDELNAEIERKGEDEQLALKREIEEVKGDISRIEDKIEAAEERREQAENDRREAFVAIDRKQEELDELEAEIREVKVEKASVKADVQDRKADLADVEERIESVDTEFDEVKAELAAKKDALEEAKSERNDLQREKDRLLDEARRRSNEVREAEDDIEAAREELPELDRKLADLRDELEKAERNRAQIEDVVEDLKSQKQAHQQELNDVEDDLQAAQEEYARLEANAEQSGDSSYGRAVSTILNSGKEGVHGTVAQLGGVAGEHATAAETAAGGRMAHVVVDDDGVGQSCIEYLKSRNAGRATFLPITEMQNRSLPREPDDPGVVGFAFDLVEFDRQYAPVFSYVLGDTLVVENMETAREFMGDYRLVTLDGELVEKSGAMTGGSRSGSRYSFSKSGKGQLERVASKINDLEDERQSIRSDIRDVEERLDGARDRKSDAAETVRSLEGDIERVEAEKADAKTRISDLEERLEELEAERAEVDERMGELDEEIAAQSERIESIEADIEELEAELADSEIPELTAEKEAIRDDIADLEDQLSSLDGELNDLQLQQQYAENEIEDLHDDVEDAQNTKAEQAERIESFEAEIEAKRETLAEKEAAVDDLEDELAELKAEREALKEELQEAQRERDDQQQNVESVQSRVESLRRAAERLREEVADLEEAVGDYDAAEIPEIDEVEDAVARLERQMEALEPVNMLAIEEYDEVEAELDDLEEKRATLVSEADGIRERIESYESQKRQTFMDAYEAIDGHFQRIFSRLSAGSGELVLDDEDDPFDGGLTMKAQPADKPVQRLDAMSGGEKSLTALAFIFAIQRHNPAPFYALDEVDAFLDAVNADRVGELVDELAEDAQFVVVSHRSAMLERSERAIGVTMQGDNVSSVTGIDLTNGEEAPADD; encoded by the coding sequence ATGTACATCGACGAAATCGTTCTCGAGAACTTCAAGAGCTTCGGCCGGACGACGCGGATCCCGTTCTACGAGGACTTCACCACGATCAGCGGCCCGAACGGTAGCGGGAAGTCCAACATAATCGACGCCGTCCTCTTCGCGCTCGGTCTCGCGCGGACGCGCGGCATGCGCGCCGAGAAACTCACCGACCTCATCTACAACCCGAGCCACGACGGCGACGGCGAGACGGCGGGCCCGCGCGAGGCGAGCGTCGAGGTCGTCCTGAACAACTCCGACGGCGCGCTCGCGCGCTCGCAGGTCGTCAACGCGGCCGGGAGCGACGACGTCGGCGACGTCGAGACCATCACCGTGAAGCGCCGCGTGAAGCGCACCGAGGACAACTACTACTCCTACTACTACCTCAACGGGCGCTCGGTGAACCTCTCGGACGTGCAGGACCTGCTCGCGCAGGCCGGCGTCACCCCCGAGGGGTACAACGTCGTCATGCAGGGCGACGTCACCGGCATCATCAACATGACCGCCGGCGAGCGCCGCGAGATCATCGACGAGATCGCGGGCGTCGCCGAGTTCGACGCGAAGAAGGCCGACGCCTACGACGAGCTCGACGTCGTCGAGGACCGCATCGAGGAGGCCGACCTCCGCATCGAGGAGAAACGCGAGCGCCTCTCGCAGCTCGAGGACGAGCGCGAGACCGCCCTCGAGTATCAGGGCCTCAAGGAGGAGAAGGAGGAGTACGAATCCTACCGGAAGGCCGCCGAACTCGAGGAGAAGCGCGACGACCTCGCGAACACCGAGGCCGATATCGAGGAGCGCGAGGCGGAACTCGAGGACCTGCAGGCCGAACTCGACACGCGTCGCGGCCGCGTGGAGCGCCTGCAGGAGGACCTCGACGAGCTGAACGCCGAGATCGAGCGCAAGGGCGAGGACGAACAGCTCGCGCTCAAGCGCGAGATCGAGGAGGTGAAGGGCGACATCAGTCGCATCGAGGACAAGATCGAGGCCGCGGAGGAGCGCCGCGAGCAGGCGGAGAACGACCGCCGCGAGGCGTTCGTCGCCATCGACCGCAAGCAGGAGGAGCTCGACGAACTGGAGGCGGAGATCCGCGAGGTGAAGGTCGAGAAGGCCTCCGTGAAGGCGGACGTCCAGGACCGGAAGGCGGACCTCGCAGACGTCGAGGAGCGCATCGAGTCCGTCGACACCGAGTTCGACGAGGTGAAGGCGGAGCTCGCGGCGAAGAAGGACGCCCTCGAGGAGGCGAAGAGCGAGCGCAACGACCTCCAGCGCGAGAAGGACCGCCTGCTCGACGAGGCGCGCCGGCGCTCGAACGAGGTGCGCGAGGCCGAGGACGACATCGAGGCGGCGCGCGAGGAGCTCCCGGAACTCGACCGGAAGCTCGCGGACCTCCGCGACGAACTCGAGAAGGCCGAGCGGAACCGCGCGCAGATCGAGGACGTCGTCGAGGACCTGAAGTCCCAGAAGCAGGCCCACCAGCAGGAGCTGAACGACGTCGAGGACGACCTGCAGGCCGCACAGGAGGAGTACGCGCGCTTGGAGGCGAACGCCGAGCAGTCCGGTGACTCCTCCTACGGCCGTGCGGTCTCGACGATCCTGAACAGCGGGAAGGAGGGCGTGCACGGCACGGTCGCCCAACTCGGCGGCGTCGCGGGCGAGCACGCGACGGCGGCGGAGACCGCCGCCGGCGGCCGGATGGCGCACGTCGTCGTGGACGACGACGGCGTCGGCCAGTCCTGCATCGAGTACCTGAAGTCCCGGAACGCGGGCCGGGCGACCTTCCTCCCCATCACGGAGATGCAGAACCGCTCGCTCCCGCGCGAGCCGGACGACCCCGGCGTCGTGGGCTTCGCGTTCGACCTCGTGGAGTTCGACCGGCAGTACGCGCCCGTCTTCTCCTACGTCCTCGGCGACACGCTCGTCGTTGAGAACATGGAGACGGCGCGCGAGTTCATGGGCGACTATCGGCTCGTGACGCTCGATGGCGAACTCGTCGAGAAGAGCGGCGCGATGACCGGCGGCTCTCGCTCGGGGTCGCGCTACTCCTTCTCGAAGTCCGGAAAGGGCCAGCTCGAACGGGTCGCCTCGAAGATAAACGACCTCGAGGACGAGCGCCAGTCGATCCGGAGCGACATCCGGGACGTCGAGGAGCGCCTCGACGGCGCGCGCGACCGGAAGTCGGACGCCGCCGAGACGGTGCGCTCGCTCGAGGGCGACATCGAGCGCGTCGAGGCGGAGAAGGCGGACGCGAAGACGCGGATCTCGGACCTCGAGGAGCGCCTCGAGGAGCTCGAGGCCGAGCGCGCCGAGGTGGACGAGCGGATGGGCGAGCTCGACGAGGAAATCGCCGCCCAGTCCGAGCGCATCGAGTCCATCGAGGCCGACATCGAGGAGCTGGAGGCGGAGCTCGCGGACTCGGAGATCCCCGAACTCACCGCCGAGAAGGAGGCGATCCGGGACGACATCGCGGACCTCGAGGACCAGCTGTCCTCGCTCGATGGCGAGCTGAACGACCTCCAGCTCCAACAGCAGTACGCGGAGAACGAGATCGAGGACCTCCACGACGACGTGGAGGACGCACAGAACACGAAGGCCGAGCAGGCCGAGCGAATCGAGTCCTTCGAGGCGGAGATCGAGGCGAAACGCGAGACGCTTGCGGAGAAGGAGGCCGCCGTCGACGACCTCGAGGACGAGCTCGCGGAGCTGAAGGCCGAGCGCGAGGCGCTCAAGGAGGAGTTACAGGAGGCCCAGCGCGAGCGCGACGACCAACAGCAGAACGTCGAGTCCGTCCAGAGTCGCGTGGAGAGCCTGCGGCGGGCGGCCGAGCGACTCCGCGAGGAGGTCGCGGACCTCGAGGAGGCGGTCGGCGACTACGACGCCGCGGAGATCCCGGAGATCGACGAGGTGGAGGACGCCGTCGCGCGCCTCGAACGGCAGATGGAGGCCCTCGAGCCCGTGAACATGCTCGCGATAGAGGAGTACGACGAGGTCGAGGCGGAGCTCGACGACCTCGAGGAGAAGCGCGCGACGCTCGTCTCCGAGGCCGACGGCATCCGCGAGCGCATCGAGAGCTACGAGTCCCAGAAGCGCCAGACGTTCATGGACGCCTACGAGGCCATCGACGGGCACTTCCAGCGCATCTTCTCGCGGCTCTCCGCCGGTTCGGGCGAACTCGTCCTCGACGACGAGGACGACCCCTTCGACGGCGGGCTGACGATGAAGGCCCAGCCCGCGGACAAGCCCGTTCAGCGCCTCGACGCCATGTCCGGCGGGGAGAAGTCGCTGACGGCGCTCGCGTTCATCTTCGCGATCCAGCGACACAACCCCGCGCCGTTCTACGCGCTCGACGAGGTGGACGCGTTCCTCGACGCGGTGAACGCGGACCGCGTCGGCGAACTCGTGGACGAGCTCGCGGAGGACGCCCAGTTCGTCGTCGTCAGCCACCGCTCGGCGATGCTCGAGCGCTCCGAGCGCGCCATCGGCGTGACGATGCAGGGCGACAACGTGAGCAGCGTGACGGGCATCGACCTGACGAACGGCGAGGAGGCGCCGGCGGATGACTGA
- a CDS encoding DUF7518 family protein, which translates to MSSDSDRVSELESRVKELEATVRGLTEELVDANERIRELEDYHDAHESAGRPASEPLAAGAPEEDASADASPSGAAADADADAADGDGEGAKGAEGEDTTTEEESGMDDIIVA; encoded by the coding sequence ATGTCGAGCGATAGCGACCGGGTCTCCGAGCTCGAAAGCCGCGTGAAGGAACTCGAAGCCACCGTTCGCGGGCTCACCGAGGAGCTCGTGGACGCGAACGAGCGCATCCGCGAGCTCGAGGACTACCACGACGCCCACGAGAGCGCGGGTCGGCCCGCCTCCGAGCCGCTCGCCGCCGGCGCGCCCGAGGAGGACGCGTCCGCGGACGCGAGCCCGAGCGGGGCGGCCGCCGATGCCGACGCCGATGCCGCCGACGGCGACGGCGAAGGAGCTAAAGGCGCCGAGGGCGAGGATACGACGACGGAAGAGGAGTCCGGGATGGACGACATCATCGTCGCCTGA
- the gatB gene encoding Asp-tRNA(Asn)/Glu-tRNA(Gln) amidotransferase subunit GatB translates to MSTQAATEDLAAVIGLEVHVQLETDTKIFCGCSTDTAGAEPNTHTCPTCLGLPGALPVLNEGAVEAAVRLGKALHADIPERTRFHRKNYFYPDLPKGFQLTQYDAPICQDGELEVRVADERRDIGITRAHLEEDPGSLQHVGGGIDTADYTKVDYNRAGTPLVEIVTEPDFRSPDETRAFLAKLEEVLEYLGIYDSQRDGSLRVDANISMVPASDLEGGVDDAVLAAANRTEVKNISSHKGAQQALAYEVTRQRNAIKRGREVEQETRHWDESRGITVSMRTKEEEKDYRYFREADLPPLEVSDWKDELDIPELPDARRERFREEYDLSEEAASKLTSTKEVADFFEEIAQEYDPSLAATWVADNLLGELNYRDMAVTDLEGRFDEVTRLVELVAEDEITEKNAREVVLREMLDDGAAPDEIVEAEDLGKTGAGEVQAAVEEAIAENPDAVADYEGGDEGALNFLVGQVMQKTGGSADPGQVNGLLREELDA, encoded by the coding sequence ATGAGCACGCAGGCCGCCACGGAGGACCTCGCCGCCGTCATCGGGCTCGAGGTCCACGTGCAACTCGAGACGGACACCAAGATCTTCTGCGGGTGTTCGACGGACACGGCGGGCGCGGAGCCGAACACGCACACCTGCCCGACGTGCCTCGGGCTCCCGGGCGCGCTCCCCGTCCTCAACGAGGGCGCCGTCGAGGCCGCCGTCCGCCTCGGCAAAGCCCTCCACGCCGACATCCCCGAGCGCACGCGCTTCCACCGGAAGAACTACTTCTATCCCGACCTCCCGAAGGGCTTCCAGCTCACCCAGTACGACGCCCCCATCTGTCAGGACGGCGAGCTCGAGGTGCGCGTCGCGGACGAGCGCCGCGACATCGGCATCACGCGCGCACACCTCGAGGAGGACCCGGGGAGCCTCCAGCACGTCGGCGGCGGCATCGACACCGCCGACTACACGAAGGTCGACTACAACCGCGCGGGCACGCCGCTCGTCGAGATCGTCACCGAACCCGACTTCCGCTCGCCCGACGAGACGCGGGCGTTCCTCGCGAAGCTCGAGGAGGTCCTCGAGTACCTCGGTATCTACGACAGCCAGCGCGACGGCAGCCTCCGCGTCGACGCGAACATCTCGATGGTGCCCGCGAGCGACCTCGAAGGCGGGGTCGACGACGCCGTCCTCGCGGCGGCGAACCGCACCGAAGTGAAGAACATCTCGAGTCACAAGGGCGCCCAGCAGGCGCTCGCCTACGAGGTGACGCGCCAGCGCAACGCCATCAAGCGGGGGCGAGAGGTCGAGCAGGAGACGCGCCACTGGGACGAGTCCCGGGGCATCACGGTCTCGATGCGCACCAAGGAGGAGGAGAAGGACTACCGCTACTTCCGCGAGGCCGACCTCCCGCCGCTCGAGGTCTCGGACTGGAAAGACGAACTCGACATCCCCGAGCTCCCGGACGCCCGGCGCGAGCGCTTCCGCGAGGAGTACGACCTCAGCGAGGAGGCGGCGAGCAAGCTCACCTCCACGAAGGAGGTCGCGGACTTCTTCGAGGAGATCGCACAGGAGTACGACCCGAGTCTCGCGGCGACGTGGGTCGCGGACAACCTCCTCGGCGAGCTGAACTACCGGGACATGGCGGTGACGGACCTCGAAGGGCGCTTCGACGAGGTCACGCGCCTCGTCGAACTCGTCGCCGAGGACGAGATCACGGAGAAAAACGCGAGAGAGGTCGTCCTCCGCGAGATGCTCGACGACGGCGCGGCCCCGGACGAAATCGTCGAGGCCGAGGACCTCGGGAAGACGGGCGCCGGCGAGGTGCAGGCCGCCGTCGAGGAGGCCATCGCGGAGAACCCGGACGCCGTCGCGGACTACGAGGGCGGCGACGAGGGCGCGCTCAACTTCCTCGTCGGGCAGGTGATGCAGAAGACCGGCGGGAGCGCCGACCCCGGGCAGGTGAACGGCCTCCTGCGCGAGGAGCTGGACGCCTAA